The sequence below is a genomic window from Denitratisoma sp. DHT3.
CTGGTCCTGCTTCCTCAGCATGTAGAAGAAGCGGCAGGCGTCGTTGCCGACCTCGTCGCGCACCTGGCGCAGGGTGACGTATTCGCCGGCGCGGGTGGACATCGAGGCCTTGACGCCGTTCCTGAGCAGGGAGACGAACTGGATCAGGGTCACGTCGAGCGCGCCGTCGTCCTGGCCCATGGCCTTGAGGGCGCCGCGCACGCGGGGGATGTAGCCGTGGTGGTCGGCGCCCCAGACGTCCACCACCCGCTCGAAGCCGCGCTCGAATTTGTTCAGGTGGTAGGCGATGTCGGAGGCGAAGTAGGTGAAGAGGCCGTTGTCCCGTTGCGCCACGCGGTCCTTCTCGTCGCCGAAGGTGGTGGAGCGGAACCACTTGGCGCCGTCCTGCAGGTAGATGTGGCCCTTGTCTTCCAGCAGGGCCACCGCCTTCTGCACCAGGCCGGTGTCGTAGAGCGAGCGCTCGGAGAACCAGACGTCGAAATGGACGCCGAATTCCTCCAGGTCGGCGCGGCCGTCCGCCAGTTGCTCGGACAGCGCGTGCTGGTGGATGTAGTGCCAGTCCTCGCCCAGCAGATCCTTGCCGGCGGCGATCAGGCCGTCCAGATGGGCCTCGATGTCGGCTTCGGGCGCGGGCGCGGCGGCCAGCACGGCCTCGGCGGGGCGCACGTATTTGTCCTGATGGGCCCGCTTCACCTGCTCGGCCATTTCCCGCACGTAGCCGCCCTGATAGGCGTTGGGCGGGAAGGGCACCCGCTCGCCGAACAGTTCCAGATAGCGCAGCCAGGTGGACACGGCCAGGATGTCCATCTGCCGGCCGGCGTCGTTCACGTAGTATTCCCGGGTCACGTCGTAGCCGGCGAACGCCAGCAGCGAAGCCAGGCTGGCGCCGTAGGCGGCACCCCGGCCGTGGCCGACGTGGAGCGGCCCGGTGGGGTTGGCGGAAACGAACTCCACCTGGATCTTGCGGCGGCCGCCGACGGCGCTGCGGCCGAAGTCCAGGCCGCGTTCCAGCACTTCCTTCACCACCTGGGTCTTGGCGGCGGGCACCAGGGTGAAATTGATGAAACCGGCGCCCGCCAGCTCCACCTGCCGCACCCAGGGCGAGGCGGGCAACTCGCGCATCAGCCGCTCGGCGATCTGGCGCGGGTTGGCCTTCAGGGGCTTGGCCAACTGCATCGCCAGGTTGCTGGCGAAATCGCCATGGCTGGCCTGCTTGGGGCGCTCGATCAGGATTTCCGCGTCGACGTGGTCGGGCGCGACGCTGGCAAGGGCGGTGCGAAGCAGATCGCAAAGATGCAGTTTGGGGTCGAAAGACATAGGCGGGGGTGAAATCGTTGCCGGAAACATGGACTTGCGTTTCATTATAACGGCCGGCGGGATATGATTTCGCCCTTTGCCACGGCGGTTGCTGGCCTTTTCCACCGCCGGGTGTCATCCAGAAGACCGCTACCAAGGAGTTCGCCATGACCGCAGCCGCCGACCTGCATCCCGCCCTCGACACCAAGCTGTGCCGGATGACCGGCTGCAAGTACCCCATCGTCCAGTCGGCCATGGGCTGGGTGGCCACCGGCAGGCTCTGCGCCGCCACGGCCAACGCCGGCGCGCTGGGCTTCATCGGCTCGGCCACCATGGACCTGAAGCAGCTGGCGGAGGAGATCGCCTACGTCAAGGATCACACCGACCAGCCCTTCGGCGTGAATATGCGTTCCGATGCGCCGGACGCCGCCGAGCGGGTGCAGATGATCATCAAGTCCGGCGTCAAGGTGGCCGGCTTCGCGCTGGCGCCGAAGGAAAAACTGATCAAGACCCTGAAGGACGCCGGCGTCGCCTGCATCCCCTCGATCGGCGCCAAGCGCCACGCGGAAAAGGTGGCGTCCTGGGGCGCCGACGCGCTGATCGTCCAGGGCGGCGAAGGCGGCGGCCACACCGGCTCGATCGCCACCACGGTGCTGCTGCCGCAGATCGTCGACGCGGTGGACATCCCGGTGATCGCCGCCGGCGGCTTCTGCGACGGGCGCGGCCTGATGGCGGCCCTGTCCTTCGGCGCCGAGGGCATCGCGATGGGCACCCGCTTCCTGCTGACCAAGGAGTCGCCGGTGCCGGAGAACGTCAAGGCCATCTACATCAAGGCCGGCGTCGGCGACACGGTGGCCACCGACCAGGTCGACGGCCACCAGCACCGCATGATCCGCAACGGCTTCGTCGACAAGCTGCTGACCTCGCCGGGCTGGAAGAACGCGCTGCTGGCGCTGGGCAACGCCCTGAAGCTGCGCGGCCTGACCCACATGTCGCTGACCGACATGATGAAGCAGGGCTGGTCGATGCGCCGCGACCACGGCTACGGCCTGGCCCAGGTGGTGATGGCGGCCAACACCCCGGTCCTGCTGCGCACCACGATGGTGGAAGGCAAGACCGAATTCGGCATCCTGCCCGGCGGCCAGGTGATGGGCCTGATCAACGAGATCGAAAGCTGCGACGAGTTGATCCAGCGCGTCGTTGCCGAAGCCACCGCCATCCTCGACCGTTTCCAGCGCTAAAAATTGGCTCGCCCCCCTTCGCCCCCCGCCGGGGGGGTCGATAGGGCTCGCTGCGCTCGGATGTTTGGGGGTACTTCTTGGTGACACCGATAGGTTGCGGCTGGCGCCGCGTGCCGCTTTTCCTTGCGGCGGCGCGGCGGAAAAGCTGAGTTTTAGAGGAGAGACGTGGTGGAACTCGCTGGTCTGGTTGTTTTCATCAGTGGCGGCGCGCGGGGTATCGGCGCGGCCTGCGCCCGGCGCTGCGTCGAGGAGGGCGCGCGGGTGATGATCGCCGACCGCCGTGCCGAGGAAGGCCAGGCCCTGGCCGACAGCCTCAACGCCGGCCACCCGGACTGTGCCGCCAGCGTCGCCCTGGACGTGGCCGACGAGGTTGCCTGGGAAGCCGCCATGGCCGCGACCGAGGCCCGCTTCGGCCGCCTGGACGGGCTGGTCAACAGCGCCGGCATCATCCGCAACCTGCCTTTCGAGAAGCTGGATGCGGAAACCTTCCGCAAGGTGCTGGACGTCAACCTGACCGGCACCTTCCTCGGCATGAAGGCGGCGCTGCCGGCCTTGAAGCGGACCGGGGGCGGCGCGATCGTGAATTTCTCCTCGGTGCAGGGGATGGAAGGGCGCGAGGGGCTGATGGCCTATTCGGCTTCGAAGTTCGGCATCCGGGCGCTGACCAGGACCGCGGCGATCGAGCTCGGCCCGCTGGGCATCCGCGTCAATACCGTGCTGCCGGGACCGACCAGGACCAGCATGACCGAGCGCCCCGGCTGGAGCGACGCCGACTATGACGCGGCCTACGGCAACTATCCGCTGGGCCGCATGGCCGCCGCTTCGGAAGTGGCGGAACTGGTGCTGTTCCTGCTCTCGGCGCGGGCCTCGTTCTGCACCGGCGGCGACTATCCGGTGGATGGCGGGATGCTGGCCGGCAAGCCGCGCAACGTCATGCCGGCGAGCCCTCGTTGAACGCCGGCCGCACCATGGACGCGCCGTGCATCAGCTATCGGGTGGAGGTGCCGGCGGAGTGGATCGACGTCAACGGCCACATGAACGCCACCCGCTACCACCTGGTGGTGTATGAGGCCCATTACCGCTTCACCCAGGCGATCGGCCTGGGCGACGATTACGTGGCGCGGACCCACTGCGGCAAGGCGGTGCTGGAATCCCACATGCGCTTCGAGCATGAAGTGTCCCTCGGCGACCGCCTGGAGGTCCGCTCCTGGCTGCTGGCGGTGGATGCGAAACGGCTGCATTTCTTCCACGAGGTGATGAACCTGACCACGGGCCGGCGCGCCGCCGCCGGCGAGCAGGTGGATATTCATATCGACCTGCTGGCGCGGAAATCCGCGCCTTTCCCGGCGACGGCATACGCCGAACTCCAGGGTATCGTGCGCGCCCATCTGGCCCTGCCCGCGCCGCCCGGGGTCGGCAGCCGGATCAGGCCACCGCGCAATGACTGGATGGATTGCCCGGCGCAAATCTGAGCGGCGCCGGTAGGTTGCAGGTACGCTGCGGGCGTCGGCTGTCGCCCGTCGCGGCGAGCTTCAATCGTCGTGCCGGTGGAGGTGGCCGTGGCGTCCGCCCCGGTCGTTCTTGTCCTGCCGGTGCCGTGGCGGCGGCAGGACTTGCTCCACTTGCGCGCATGGCCGGGCGGCCCGACGGAAAAGCCCGTTTTTCACGCTGCCCGACAACGGTCCCCCGATTCCCCGGTTCCCCGGCAACCGGTCCTACATCTCGAACCAGCCGCGGGCCTCGGGCTGGAACACGATTTCCTTCACGCGCAGCCGCTTGACCGCGCCGTTGGGCAGTTCATAGGCCACCGTTTCGCCCAGGCCCGCACCCAGCAGCGCGCTGCCGATGGGCGAGAGCACCGACACCTGGCCCTTGCCGGGGTCGGCATCCTCGGGATAGGCCAGCGTGAGTTGCAGCGGCTTGCCGGAGTCCGCATCTTCGCAAACCAGGCTGGAATTCATGGTGACGATATCGGGTGGAACTTCCCGAGGCTCGACGACGTGGGCCTGGCCGAGCTTGTCGCGCAGGTTGTCGACGTGGTCGTGGTCGATGTCGCCCATCTGCGCCAGCAATCGCTGCAGGCGCGCGAGGTCGAGTTCGGTGATCTGAAGGTTCGGGCTTTGTTGCATGAGCATGTCTTTCTCCTTGCCGGATGAAAACGGGTTACCGCGTGGCGTGACGCAGGCTGCGAGGGAGAGCCCGGCGCTTTGGTTCCAGTGACGAGAGCCTAGGACAAGGCGGACTGGAACTCGTGGCAGCGCCGGGCGTAGAAAAGACAGGCGAGATTTGCGCCCTGCCACCCACGCCGCAATCGCCGTCCGGGGGCCGGCGGCGATTGGGGGGAAATGGAAACGGTGACTTCCATGGCAAGAGGACAGGGCTGGCTAGGCTGAAATACTGAAGATGGGAAACGACATATTAGACCAGAAGGTCCATGCCAGGTTCCATTCCTACCAGACGAAAAACACCTGGAACCACACCGCGCCCAGCAGCAGCGGGGCGGCGGTGAACAGCAAGACGGCCGCGGCGCGGCGCGGCAGCGGCAACGGGCGCAGCAGTGCCCAGGCCAGCCCGCTGGCGCCGCCGGCGCCCAGGGAGAACAGGGTGATGCGGAAGGCGGGTAGCCAGCCCAGGGGCAGGTGTTCGGCCTTCAAGTGGCTGACCGTCAGCATCGACAGGCCCAGCACCACGCTCGCCGCCGCCAGGGGCACCAGGGCCAGGCTCAGGCGGCGGAAGCCGGGACCGGCGGCGCCGGCCAGCCGGGCGGCGCCGGCCACGATCAGGGCAAGCGCGGCGCCCAGCAGTGCGCCGCCACCCAGCAGGTAGGCGAGGATCAGGAGGCCGTCGAGCCAGGTGAATACGTCGCCCAGCGCCGGCATGTGGGTCAGCAGCCACCAGGGCGCGTCGTCGCCGAGCAGCGCCTCGTGGCCATGGTCGAGCAGCCATTCCGCGACGCGCAGCTTGACCTGGACATACCAGGGGCTGGACGACCACTGGAAGGCGGCGGTCGCCACGCCCAGCACGCCGAACAGCAGCGTCAGCACTTCGCCCCAGCGCGGCGGCGCGGCCTGGTCGAGGATTTCGCGCCAGGGTGCGCGCCAGGCAAGCCGCACGGCGTCGCGATGGCCGCTGCAGCGGCCGCAGGCGTGACAGTCGGAGGCGCTTTTCATGCGCCGGATATCCACCAGCGGCGCGCAGTCCACGCGCCGTCCGCCGGGCGCCGCGTCCCAGGCCGCCCGGTCCACCCGGTAGTGGAGCGGCGCGATCTTCGCCAGCAGGGCGAAGACGCCGTTGGCCGGACACAGATGGCGGCACCAGACGCGCTTGCCCTTGCCATACACCAGCGCCACGGCGACGGCCGCCACGGTGGAGCCGCCCAGCACCAGCAGCGCGGGCCGTGGATACTCGTACACGCTGACCAGCTGGCCGTAGACGGTGGTGCCGAGAAAGGCGAGCAAGGGCCAGCCGCCCCATTTCATCCAGCCCGGCACCGGCTTGCCCAGGCCGCGGCGGCTGGCCCATTCCGACAGCGCGCCTTCCGGGCAGAACAGGCCGCACCAGACCCGGCCCAGGCTGGCCGTGGCGATCATCACCCCCGGCCACCACAGGCCCCAGAAGGCGAACTGGGCGAAGCGGGTGAGGTTGTTCCAGATGTGGGCCGCATCGTCCGGCAGCGGCAGGAAGGCGGGTACCGCCACCAGGAACAGATAGCCGAGCACCACCAGCCATTGCAACGCCATGATCAGGTCGCGCCGGCGCGCCAGGAAGTCGCCCAGGCGCGCCAGGCGCCCCTGGCGGTCCCGCGGAGCGGGATGGAGGGTGACGATGCGGCGCGCTGGCGCGACGGGAGGCAATCCGGTCATGAGCGTCCAGCGGTGGGTCGGCCGTGGGCGGTCAGCGGGCCAGAAGCTGGCCCTGGGCGGTCTTGGGGTGGAACTCGCCGAAGAAGGGATAGCTGCCGGGTTTCAGCGGCTGGAAGATGAGAAAGCTCTCGACCCCTTCGGCCAGCACCTTTTCCTTGTTCAAGATCTGACTCTCGAATTCCTCGGGACCGGGGCCTTCGTTCTTGATCAGCAGACGGAACTTGGTGTTGGCCGGCACTTCCAGGGTTTCCGGATGAAAGCGGCCGTCGCGGATGGTCAGGCGCAGCGTCGGCAGATCGGCGGCCGGCACCGCGCCCGAGAGGACGCCCAGGAGCAGGGCGGCGCACAGTTGCAACAGGGTTTTCATGGCGGGAATCTCAGAATGTGATCTGGGCGCGTAGACCGACGATCGATGCGTTGCGGGCGTCGGGATTGGCGCCCAGCTTCCAAATGTACTGGAAGTCGGGCGAGAGTTCGAACTGTTTGGTGATCCGGTAGCGGTAATAGATCTCGGCCACTTTCTCGGCGCCGACCGGCGTGAAG
It includes:
- the argS gene encoding arginine--tRNA ligase; this encodes MSFDPKLHLCDLLRTALASVAPDHVDAEILIERPKQASHGDFASNLAMQLAKPLKANPRQIAERLMRELPASPWVRQVELAGAGFINFTLVPAAKTQVVKEVLERGLDFGRSAVGGRRKIQVEFVSANPTGPLHVGHGRGAAYGASLASLLAFAGYDVTREYYVNDAGRQMDILAVSTWLRYLELFGERVPFPPNAYQGGYVREMAEQVKRAHQDKYVRPAEAVLAAAPAPEADIEAHLDGLIAAGKDLLGEDWHYIHQHALSEQLADGRADLEEFGVHFDVWFSERSLYDTGLVQKAVALLEDKGHIYLQDGAKWFRSTTFGDEKDRVAQRDNGLFTYFASDIAYHLNKFERGFERVVDVWGADHHGYIPRVRGALKAMGQDDGALDVTLIQFVSLLRNGVKASMSTRAGEYVTLRQVRDEVGNDACRFFYMLRKQDQSLDFDLELAKSQSNDNPVYYVQYAHARICSVLGQWGGAPATLAGVDLAPLESERELALCARLREFSGLIEVAARDYAPHSLAFYLKDLAGEFHSWYNAERLLVDDESQKLARLALAQAVRQVLANGLRLLGVSAPENM
- a CDS encoding NAD(P)H-dependent flavin oxidoreductase, which translates into the protein MTAAADLHPALDTKLCRMTGCKYPIVQSAMGWVATGRLCAATANAGALGFIGSATMDLKQLAEEIAYVKDHTDQPFGVNMRSDAPDAAERVQMIIKSGVKVAGFALAPKEKLIKTLKDAGVACIPSIGAKRHAEKVASWGADALIVQGGEGGGHTGSIATTVLLPQIVDAVDIPVIAAGGFCDGRGLMAALSFGAEGIAMGTRFLLTKESPVPENVKAIYIKAGVGDTVATDQVDGHQHRMIRNGFVDKLLTSPGWKNALLALGNALKLRGLTHMSLTDMMKQGWSMRRDHGYGLAQVVMAANTPVLLRTTMVEGKTEFGILPGGQVMGLINEIESCDELIQRVVAEATAILDRFQR
- a CDS encoding SDR family NAD(P)-dependent oxidoreductase gives rise to the protein MELAGLVVFISGGARGIGAACARRCVEEGARVMIADRRAEEGQALADSLNAGHPDCAASVALDVADEVAWEAAMAATEARFGRLDGLVNSAGIIRNLPFEKLDAETFRKVLDVNLTGTFLGMKAALPALKRTGGGAIVNFSSVQGMEGREGLMAYSASKFGIRALTRTAAIELGPLGIRVNTVLPGPTRTSMTERPGWSDADYDAAYGNYPLGRMAAASEVAELVLFLLSARASFCTGGDYPVDGGMLAGKPRNVMPASPR
- a CDS encoding thioesterase family protein, producing MNAGRTMDAPCISYRVEVPAEWIDVNGHMNATRYHLVVYEAHYRFTQAIGLGDDYVARTHCGKAVLESHMRFEHEVSLGDRLEVRSWLLAVDAKRLHFFHEVMNLTTGRRAAAGEQVDIHIDLLARKSAPFPATAYAELQGIVRAHLALPAPPGVGSRIRPPRNDWMDCPAQI
- the rnk gene encoding nucleoside diphosphate kinase regulator; translated protein: MLMQQSPNLQITELDLARLQRLLAQMGDIDHDHVDNLRDKLGQAHVVEPREVPPDIVTMNSSLVCEDADSGKPLQLTLAYPEDADPGKGQVSVLSPIGSALLGAGLGETVAYELPNGAVKRLRVKEIVFQPEARGWFEM
- a CDS encoding 4Fe-4S binding protein encodes the protein MTGLPPVAPARRIVTLHPAPRDRQGRLARLGDFLARRRDLIMALQWLVVLGYLFLVAVPAFLPLPDDAAHIWNNLTRFAQFAFWGLWWPGVMIATASLGRVWCGLFCPEGALSEWASRRGLGKPVPGWMKWGGWPLLAFLGTTVYGQLVSVYEYPRPALLVLGGSTVAAVAVALVYGKGKRVWCRHLCPANGVFALLAKIAPLHYRVDRAAWDAAPGGRRVDCAPLVDIRRMKSASDCHACGRCSGHRDAVRLAWRAPWREILDQAAPPRWGEVLTLLFGVLGVATAAFQWSSSPWYVQVKLRVAEWLLDHGHEALLGDDAPWWLLTHMPALGDVFTWLDGLLILAYLLGGGALLGAALALIVAGAARLAGAAGPGFRRLSLALVPLAAASVVLGLSMLTVSHLKAEHLPLGWLPAFRITLFSLGAGGASGLAWALLRPLPLPRRAAAVLLFTAAPLLLGAVWFQVFFVW
- a CDS encoding cupredoxin domain-containing protein; translated protein: MKTLLQLCAALLLGVLSGAVPAADLPTLRLTIRDGRFHPETLEVPANTKFRLLIKNEGPGPEEFESQILNKEKVLAEGVESFLIFQPLKPGSYPFFGEFHPKTAQGQLLAR